From Streptomyces sp. TLI_235, a single genomic window includes:
- a CDS encoding S-formylglutathione hydrolase FrmB, protein MGLTSSTVLAIATGVAILLLAATVLWWPRLARPTWQAVLGRIGALLTTQLAVLCAIGLAANNYFAFYSTWDDLLGTGDPGPVSVQASVEGRPAAVQVVKAQVLGKEPVQGGTGGPEQSGEIQAVRITGAHSGLSTDAYVYLPPQYFQPAHAHRHFPAAVVMTGFPGDAKNLVTRLNYPSAALQLMQTGKMQPTVLVLMRPSPAMPADTECEDIPGGAQSETYFTKDVPGVVAASYRVSAAPAAWGVVGNSTGGYCALKMAMRHPEVFPTAVALSGYYKAAEDATTGDLFKGSQQRRNEADLLWRLANLPQPKISVLLAGPQAGDGSYKPSTEAFQKAVRAPMTANEAWVPQGGHNFRTWSQLLPPSLEWLSQHLTAGT, encoded by the coding sequence ATGGGGCTGACCAGCAGTACGGTCTTGGCGATCGCGACAGGTGTCGCGATCCTGCTGCTGGCGGCGACGGTGCTCTGGTGGCCGCGGCTCGCCAGGCCGACCTGGCAGGCGGTGCTCGGCCGGATCGGCGCCCTGCTGACCACCCAGCTCGCCGTCCTCTGCGCGATCGGGCTGGCGGCCAACAACTACTTCGCCTTCTACAGCACCTGGGACGACCTGCTCGGCACCGGCGACCCGGGCCCGGTCAGCGTCCAGGCCTCGGTCGAGGGCCGGCCGGCCGCGGTGCAGGTGGTCAAGGCGCAGGTGCTGGGCAAGGAGCCGGTGCAGGGTGGCACCGGCGGCCCCGAGCAGAGCGGCGAGATCCAGGCGGTGCGGATCACCGGCGCGCACTCCGGTCTGAGCACCGACGCGTACGTGTACCTGCCCCCGCAGTACTTCCAGCCGGCCCACGCCCACCGGCACTTCCCGGCGGCGGTCGTGATGACCGGCTTCCCCGGTGACGCCAAGAACCTCGTCACCCGGCTGAACTACCCCTCGGCCGCGCTCCAGTTGATGCAGACCGGCAAGATGCAGCCGACCGTGCTGGTGCTGATGCGGCCCTCTCCGGCCATGCCGGCCGACACCGAGTGCGAGGACATCCCGGGCGGGGCGCAGTCCGAGACCTACTTCACCAAGGACGTGCCCGGGGTGGTCGCGGCCAGCTACCGGGTGTCCGCCGCCCCCGCCGCCTGGGGCGTGGTCGGCAACTCCACCGGCGGGTACTGCGCACTGAAGATGGCCATGCGCCACCCCGAGGTCTTCCCCACCGCGGTCGCGCTGTCGGGGTACTACAAGGCGGCGGAGGACGCGACCACCGGCGACCTCTTCAAGGGCAGCCAGCAGCGGCGGAACGAGGCCGACCTGTTGTGGCGTCTCGCCAATCTGCCGCAGCCGAAGATCTCGGTGCTGCTGGCCGGGCCGCAGGCCGGCGACGGCAGTTACAAGCCGAGCACCGAGGCCTTCCAGAAGGCGGTGAGGGCGCCGATGACCGCCAACGAGGCATGGGTCCCGCAGGGCGGCCACAACTTCCGCACCTGGTCGCAGCTGCTGCCGCCCTCGCTCGAGTGGCTCTCCCAGCACCTGACGGCCGGCACCTGA
- a CDS encoding nucleotide-binding universal stress UspA family protein — MNSRSPAGVVVGVDGSAHAAAAAEWAAREAARRDCPLHLVHAVNTGTVTLSPRTSSAVTDLILQDAEATLDDSLGKIRASHPALRVTGDVVPRDAAEAVLTAAEHAELAVVGTRGHGGFASLLLGSVSLRVAAHSVCPVVVVRGTEEVGNHVLVAVRDERDAGTLRFALRTGELTGLPVRALHTWSPVVADVGHMAPMVDELGEEARLHQQLVHRTCDPVREEFPDVSFEARQVGGATAGTLVEASRQAALLVVSRRQPAPHFGLRLGTAVHAVLHHAYCPVAVVPLR, encoded by the coding sequence ATGAACAGCAGATCCCCCGCAGGCGTGGTCGTCGGCGTCGACGGCTCCGCGCACGCCGCGGCCGCCGCCGAATGGGCCGCCCGCGAGGCCGCCCGCCGCGACTGCCCGCTCCACCTGGTGCACGCGGTCAACACCGGCACGGTGACCCTCTCGCCGCGCACCAGCTCGGCCGTCACCGACCTCATCCTGCAGGACGCCGAAGCCACCCTCGACGACTCGCTGGGCAAGATCCGCGCCTCGCACCCGGCGCTGCGCGTCACCGGGGACGTCGTCCCCCGGGACGCCGCCGAGGCCGTGCTCACCGCCGCCGAGCACGCCGAACTGGCGGTGGTCGGCACCCGCGGCCACGGCGGCTTCGCCTCCCTGCTGCTCGGCTCGGTGAGCCTGCGGGTCGCCGCCCACTCGGTCTGCCCGGTGGTGGTCGTCCGCGGCACCGAGGAGGTCGGCAACCACGTGCTGGTCGCCGTCCGCGACGAGCGGGACGCCGGGACGCTGCGGTTCGCACTGCGCACCGGGGAGCTCACCGGGCTCCCCGTGCGGGCCCTGCACACCTGGTCTCCGGTGGTCGCCGACGTCGGCCACATGGCGCCGATGGTGGACGAGCTCGGCGAGGAGGCCCGGCTGCACCAGCAGCTGGTGCACCGCACCTGCGACCCCGTCCGCGAGGAGTTCCCGGACGTCTCCTTCGAGGCCCGGCAGGTCGGCGGCGCCACCGCCGGCACCCTGGTCGAGGCCTCCCGGCAGGCCGCGCTGCTCGTCGTCTCCCGCCGGCAGCCTGCGCCGCACTTCGGGCTGCGGCTCGGCACGGCGGTGCACGCGGTGCTGCACCACGCCTACTGCCCGGTGGCGGTCGTACCGCTGCGCTGA
- a CDS encoding phosphotriesterase-related protein, whose product MAADRTPAVHTVLGPVPPERLGVTNAHDHLFLRSALLPGQELDDPAAAEEELRAFAALGGGAVVQWTPHGLGRRIDDLVELSETTGLHLVAATGLHQAAHYDDPDALRRLDPAALFTAELGDRAGLIKVAGGYHGLDAHARWTMTAAAEAHHATGAPIAVHHELGTGAQDVLELLCDRLGVPPHRVLLGHLNRFPDLGLHRELAACGAYLAFDGPSRANHPTDHRLLDCLHALADAGHAHRLLLGGDTTTATARGNPGMPYLLHRLRPRLGADLAALVLTDNPAAAFAW is encoded by the coding sequence ATGGCCGCGGACCGCACCCCGGCCGTGCACACCGTGCTCGGCCCCGTCCCGCCCGAGCGGCTCGGCGTCACCAACGCCCACGACCACCTCTTCCTGCGCAGTGCCCTGCTGCCCGGCCAGGAACTCGACGACCCGGCCGCCGCCGAGGAGGAGCTGCGCGCCTTCGCCGCCCTCGGCGGCGGCGCCGTCGTCCAGTGGACGCCCCACGGACTCGGCCGCCGGATCGACGACCTCGTCGAACTCTCCGAGACCACGGGGCTCCACCTGGTCGCCGCCACCGGACTGCACCAGGCCGCCCACTACGACGACCCCGACGCGCTGCGCAGGCTCGACCCGGCCGCCCTCTTCACCGCCGAACTCGGCGACCGCGCCGGACTGATCAAGGTCGCCGGCGGCTACCACGGCCTCGACGCCCACGCCCGGTGGACGATGACCGCCGCCGCCGAGGCCCACCACGCCACCGGCGCCCCGATCGCCGTCCACCACGAACTCGGCACCGGCGCCCAGGACGTCCTGGAACTGCTCTGCGACCGCCTCGGCGTTCCGCCGCACCGCGTCCTGCTCGGCCACCTCAACCGCTTCCCCGACCTCGGCCTGCACCGCGAACTCGCCGCATGCGGCGCCTACCTCGCCTTCGACGGCCCGTCCCGCGCCAACCACCCCACCGACCACCGCCTGCTGGACTGCCTGCACGCCCTCGCCGACGCCGGCCACGCCCACCGCCTGCTGCTCGGCGGCGACACCACCACCGCCACCGCCCGCGGCAACCCCGGCATGCCCTACCTGCTGCACCGGCTCCGCCCCCGGCTCGGCGCCGACCTCGCCGCCCTCGTCCTCACCGACAACCCGGCGGCCGCCTTCGCCTGGTGA
- a CDS encoding TetR family transcriptional regulator, whose translation MSTQDRLIESTQELLWERGYVGTSPRAIQERAGAGQGSMYHHFAGKPDLAAVALARSAEQLRALAEERLATPGTAYDRIAAYLEREREVLRGCRIGRMAQDPEVVADPRLRAPVEETFSWLRGRIAEVIAEGVAAGDLAPATDPDDTAAAIVAVVQGGYVLARAADDPEPFHQAVRGALALLRTD comes from the coding sequence ATGAGCACCCAGGACCGCCTGATAGAGAGCACCCAGGAGCTCCTCTGGGAGCGCGGCTACGTCGGCACCAGCCCGCGCGCCATCCAGGAGCGCGCCGGCGCCGGCCAGGGCAGCATGTACCACCACTTCGCCGGCAAGCCCGACCTCGCCGCGGTCGCGCTGGCCCGCAGCGCCGAGCAGCTGCGCGCCCTCGCCGAGGAGCGCCTCGCCACCCCCGGCACGGCCTACGACCGGATCGCGGCCTACCTGGAACGCGAACGCGAGGTCCTCCGCGGCTGCCGGATCGGTCGCATGGCGCAGGACCCGGAGGTCGTCGCCGACCCGCGGCTGCGCGCCCCCGTCGAGGAGACCTTCAGCTGGCTGCGCGGCCGGATCGCCGAGGTGATCGCCGAGGGCGTCGCCGCCGGCGACCTCGCCCCCGCCACCGACCCTGACGACACCGCCGCCGCGATCGTCGCCGTCGTCCAGGGCGGCTACGTCCTCGCCCGCGCCGCCGACGACCCCGAACCCTTCCACCAGGCCGTCCGCGGCGCACTCGCGCTGCTGCGCACCGACTAG